One window of Kiritimatiellia bacterium genomic DNA carries:
- a CDS encoding SDR family oxidoreductase produces MIQPGATYVVMGLLDADSIAYAIGKGIERWGGKVIYTVQNERLKKIFLDRSDKLPEAEKSALRFEFCDVLDDGQVAGLFERTGPIAGVVHSIAYANPKTCLGADFHTAAYDDLKTAFHISCVSLATVARHAHPHMPDGGSIVAMTFESRLAFPYYNWMGVNKAALEAVVRGLARRHGRDLIRVNAISAGPLTTKAAKAIPHFAYLARIWRKVSPLPWDTIEDKTEVAHAALFLLGPYARKITGQVLHVDGGASSVGGDLLAMERMPEEHAEAAVLGASPDLTS; encoded by the coding sequence ATGATTCAACCGGGCGCCACTTACGTCGTGATGGGACTGCTGGACGCGGACTCCATTGCCTACGCCATCGGCAAGGGGATCGAACGCTGGGGCGGGAAGGTCATCTACACCGTGCAGAACGAGCGGCTGAAAAAGATCTTCCTCGACCGCAGCGACAAGCTGCCGGAAGCGGAGAAGAGCGCGCTGCGCTTCGAGTTCTGCGACGTGCTGGACGACGGCCAGGTCGCCGGGCTGTTCGAACGCACCGGGCCGATTGCCGGCGTGGTCCACTCCATCGCCTACGCCAACCCGAAGACCTGCCTCGGCGCGGACTTCCACACGGCTGCGTACGACGACCTGAAGACCGCGTTCCACATCAGCTGCGTCTCGCTCGCCACCGTGGCGCGCCACGCGCACCCGCACATGCCCGACGGCGGCTCGATCGTGGCCATGACCTTCGAGTCGCGGCTGGCCTTCCCCTATTACAACTGGATGGGCGTGAACAAGGCGGCGCTCGAGGCCGTCGTGCGCGGGCTGGCCCGCCGGCACGGGCGCGACCTGATCCGCGTCAACGCCATCTCCGCCGGCCCGCTGACCACGAAGGCGGCGAAGGCGATCCCGCACTTCGCCTACCTCGCGCGCATCTGGCGCAAGGTCAGCCCGCTGCCGTGGGACACGATCGAGGACAAGACCGAGGTCGCCCACGCGGCCCTGTTCCTGCTGGGCCCCTACGCCAGGAAGATCACGGGCCAGGTCCTCCACGTGGACGGCGGCGCGTCGAGCGTCGGCGGCGACCTGCTGGCCATGGAGCGCATGCCGGAGGAACACGCCGAGGCCGCGGTGCTGGGCGCGTCGCCGGACCTCACGAGCTGA
- the speA gene encoding biosynthetic arginine decarboxylase, whose protein sequence is MKPDALTRWTSEDSAELYGVRNWGAGYFDIAENGEVIVRPRGRGGEVSISLMEIVSGLKARGLGMPVLLRFGDILASRVAQINASFAKAMADAGYGGGYRGVYPIKVNQQQQVVEDVVAFGRPFHHGLEAGSKAELIAALAYMSDPEAFIVCNGYKDEEFVELALHALKMGLQTMIVLEMASELPLVLERARAIGVRPRLGVRVKLAARGGGHWTDSGGDRSMFGLNASQIIDVVDRLRTENALDCLHMLHYHIGSQIPNIRSVRAAASEACRFYVDLVKEGAKMGVLNVGGGLAVDYDGSHTNFSSSSNYAMDEYAADIVEVVMKACDAAQVQHPVLVSESGRATVAHHSVLLFNVLEATRFESHGLPDGLPPDAPEPLRQLMDVSASLTSKNVQECYHDAVYYRDETRALHEVGSVSLRYRALAERIFWSIVTRIAAEIRDRKYVPDELSGLEVAIADVYYGNFSVFQSLPDVWAIDQLFPVMPVHRLKEAPTRQATISDITCDCDGKIDRFIDLHDVRQTLPAHELNDTGEYYMGVFLIGAYQETLGDLHNLLGDTNVVNLRIGDGGAVEYAHEIAGDTVADVLSYVEYNPQEMLDRVRKNAEQAVRSGRITVEERRQLVEAYETGLRGYTYFEK, encoded by the coding sequence ATGAAGCCGGATGCGCTCACGCGCTGGACGTCCGAGGATTCGGCGGAGCTGTACGGGGTGCGGAACTGGGGGGCCGGGTACTTCGACATCGCCGAGAACGGCGAGGTGATCGTGCGCCCGCGCGGCCGGGGCGGCGAGGTCAGCATCAGCCTGATGGAGATCGTCTCGGGCCTGAAGGCCCGCGGGCTGGGCATGCCGGTGCTCCTGCGGTTCGGGGACATCCTGGCGTCCCGCGTCGCCCAGATCAACGCCAGCTTCGCCAAGGCGATGGCGGATGCCGGGTACGGCGGCGGGTACCGCGGCGTGTACCCGATCAAGGTCAACCAGCAGCAGCAGGTGGTCGAGGACGTGGTCGCGTTCGGCCGCCCCTTCCACCACGGGCTCGAGGCCGGCAGCAAGGCGGAACTGATCGCGGCGCTGGCCTACATGAGCGATCCCGAAGCGTTCATCGTCTGCAACGGCTACAAGGACGAGGAGTTCGTCGAGCTGGCCCTGCACGCGCTGAAGATGGGCCTCCAGACCATGATCGTCCTCGAGATGGCCAGCGAGCTGCCCCTGGTCCTGGAGCGGGCGCGGGCGATCGGCGTGCGGCCGCGGCTCGGCGTGCGCGTGAAGCTCGCGGCGCGCGGCGGCGGCCATTGGACGGATTCCGGCGGCGACCGGAGCATGTTCGGCCTCAACGCTTCGCAGATCATCGACGTCGTGGACCGGCTGCGGACCGAGAACGCGCTGGACTGCCTGCACATGCTGCACTACCACATCGGCTCGCAGATCCCGAACATCCGCAGCGTCCGGGCGGCCGCCTCGGAGGCTTGCCGGTTCTACGTGGACCTGGTGAAGGAAGGCGCGAAGATGGGCGTGCTGAACGTCGGCGGCGGCCTGGCGGTCGACTACGACGGATCCCACACGAACTTCTCGAGCAGCAGCAACTACGCGATGGACGAGTACGCGGCGGACATCGTGGAGGTGGTCATGAAGGCCTGCGACGCCGCGCAGGTGCAGCACCCCGTGCTTGTCAGCGAGTCCGGCCGGGCGACGGTGGCCCACCATTCCGTCCTGCTGTTCAACGTGCTGGAAGCCACGCGGTTCGAGAGCCACGGGCTGCCCGACGGGCTTCCGCCGGACGCCCCCGAGCCCCTGCGCCAGCTCATGGACGTCAGCGCCTCGCTCACGTCCAAGAACGTTCAGGAATGCTACCACGACGCCGTGTACTACCGGGACGAGACGCGCGCCCTGCACGAGGTCGGCTCGGTTTCCCTCCGCTACCGCGCGCTCGCGGAGCGCATCTTCTGGAGCATCGTCACGCGGATCGCCGCGGAGATCCGGGACCGCAAGTACGTGCCCGACGAGTTGAGCGGCCTCGAGGTCGCCATCGCGGACGTGTACTACGGGAACTTCAGCGTGTTCCAGTCGCTGCCCGACGTCTGGGCCATCGACCAGCTCTTTCCCGTCATGCCGGTGCACCGCCTCAAGGAGGCGCCGACCCGGCAGGCGACGATCTCGGACATCACCTGCGACTGCGACGGCAAGATCGACCGGTTCATCGACCTGCATGACGTGCGCCAGACGCTGCCGGCGCACGAGCTCAACGACACCGGCGAGTACTACATGGGCGTTTTCCTCATCGGTGCGTACCAGGAGACGCTCGGCGACCTGCACAACCTGCTGGGCGACACGAACGTGGTCAACCTTCGCATCGGCGACGGCGGCGCGGTGGAGTACGCGCACGAGATCGCGGGCGACACGGTGGCCGACGTGCTCTCGTACGTCGAGTACAACCCGCAGGAGATGCTCGACCGCGTGCGGAAGAATGCCGAGCAGGCCGTCCGGTCCGGCCGCATCACGGTGGAGGAGCGGCGCCAGTTGGTGGAAGCCTACGAGACCGGGCTGCGCGGGTACACGTATTTCGAGAAGTAA